A stretch of Saccharothrix texasensis DNA encodes these proteins:
- a CDS encoding PP2C family protein-serine/threonine phosphatase, translating into MDDPGALGKRLRVLEAVTDSTLRELDLDKVFEVLLVQVRELFAADTATVLLIDADGAQLVARAASGLEEEVFQGVRVPVGAGFAGQVAQRREPVQLTHVDESTVVNPLLWQRGLRTLLGVPMIAQGELTGVLHVGSTTPRRFTEEEVELLRLVADRLAMAAHVHRSRSERAAAAMLQDSLLPGHLPVTDGWEMAARYVPGTDSGVGGDWYDVFTLPDHRIGLVIGDVVGNGLAAAIVMGRLRSALRAYALEFADPAEVLGKLDRKASHFEAHTMATVAYAVIDLATSRMELALAGHLPPVLAVPGREPAFVDAALGPPIGYHLGLTGRRGTRVDLPPGSLVALFTDGLVERRGQDLDDRLESLRRVVTPSAPEAACTRIMTTLVGDRPANDDIALLTIRHTPAADPS; encoded by the coding sequence ATGGACGACCCAGGTGCCCTGGGGAAGCGGTTGCGGGTGTTGGAGGCGGTCACCGACAGCACGCTGCGCGAACTCGACCTGGACAAGGTGTTCGAGGTGCTGCTGGTGCAGGTGCGCGAGCTGTTCGCCGCGGACACCGCCACCGTCCTGCTGATCGACGCGGACGGCGCGCAGCTGGTGGCCAGGGCGGCGTCCGGCCTGGAGGAAGAGGTCTTCCAGGGCGTCCGGGTGCCGGTGGGCGCCGGTTTCGCCGGGCAGGTGGCGCAGCGCCGGGAACCGGTGCAGCTCACCCACGTCGACGAGTCCACCGTGGTCAACCCGCTGCTGTGGCAGCGGGGCCTGCGGACCCTGCTGGGCGTGCCGATGATCGCCCAGGGCGAGCTGACCGGGGTGTTGCACGTCGGCAGCACCACGCCCCGCCGGTTCACCGAGGAGGAGGTCGAGCTGCTGCGGCTGGTGGCCGACCGGCTGGCGATGGCCGCGCACGTGCACCGGTCGCGTTCGGAGCGGGCCGCCGCCGCGATGCTCCAGGACAGCCTCCTGCCCGGGCACCTGCCCGTCACGGACGGGTGGGAGATGGCCGCCCGTTACGTCCCGGGCACGGACAGTGGCGTCGGCGGTGACTGGTACGACGTGTTCACCCTTCCGGACCACCGCATCGGCCTGGTGATCGGCGACGTGGTCGGCAACGGGCTGGCCGCCGCGATCGTGATGGGACGGCTGCGCAGCGCGCTGCGCGCCTACGCCCTGGAGTTCGCCGACCCGGCGGAGGTGCTCGGCAAGCTCGACCGCAAGGCCAGCCACTTCGAGGCCCACACCATGGCCACGGTGGCCTACGCCGTCATCGACCTGGCGACCTCGCGCATGGAGCTCGCCCTGGCCGGCCACCTGCCGCCCGTGCTCGCCGTGCCCGGCCGCGAGCCCGCTTTCGTCGACGCCGCGCTCGGCCCGCCCATCGGCTACCACCTGGGCCTCACCGGCCGCCGCGGCACCCGCGTCGACCTGCCGCCCGGCTCGCTGGTCGCCCTGTTCACCGACGGCCTGGTGGAGCGCCGCGGGCAGGACCTGGACGACCGGCTGGAGAGCCTGCGCCGGGTCGTGACCCCGTCCGCCCCGGAAGCGGCCTGCACCCGCATCATGACCACCCTCGTGGGCGACCGACCGGCCAACGACGACATCGCCCTGCTGACGATCCGGCACACCCCCGCCGCCGACCCGTCCTGA
- a CDS encoding GlsB/YeaQ/YmgE family stress response membrane protein, producing the protein MGILGWIVLGLIAGAIAKAIMPGKDPGGIVITMLLGIVGAILGGFIGRAIFGSDIGSFFDLSTWLLAILGSLVVLGIYHVVTSRGHRAHS; encoded by the coding sequence GTGGGCATCCTGGGTTGGATCGTTCTGGGTCTCATCGCCGGCGCCATCGCCAAGGCAATCATGCCCGGCAAGGACCCCGGCGGCATCGTCATCACCATGCTGCTCGGCATCGTCGGCGCCATCCTCGGCGGCTTCATCGGCCGCGCGATCTTCGGCTCCGACATCGGCAGCTTCTTCGACCTGAGCACCTGGCTGCTCGCCATCCTCGGCTCGCTGGTCGTGCTCGGCATCTACCACGTCGTCACCAGCCGAGGCCACCGCGCCCACAGCTGA
- a CDS encoding sigma-70 family RNA polymerase sigma factor: MRTTVDAEVVAAARSGDRRALDDLVAACLPLVHNVVRRALPGDPEADDVVQETMLRVVRGLPALNDPERFRAWVVTTAIRQVRNHARGRRAALARRLPLAAVAEAPDPRARVAEDAVERVAAAHERQDLLAATRWLAPDEQRVLALWWQEVNGELTRADVAEALALSPAHTAVRVQRMKERLLTARTVLHAWRATPRCPGLAATGRGWSGAPERRWLTRLARHVRDCPVCTVAGRPRTSSEHLALGIGLLAVPSAWSGLPAQAAAGLVEGVRRLFDALSAKPALLAVPVLGGAAVALTVWITPLPVEDGIALPTTSTAAAAQTPVAPTSAAAPVALYVSPDGDDAAPGTEAAPFASLGHAVSVVRPGQTIYLRGGTHRPTAPVEITTSGHPGHPITLTAPPGEHAVLDASRVTGDGPFIVQRAEHWAVRGLEITGAPGAAYSCESCRATVFQHLSVHGNLGTGLRLQGPGTTDNQVLDSDFHDNHDPAGQEADGLALGPGSGTGNVVRGCRTFDNVDDGLVVDGFTDPVTVDSTWSWGNGINRWSLPAADGSGHGFDLGDVGAHVVTGSAAWKNNGHGFAAGGGTPKQFTRNSALRNAGDGFALGASGSQVRRNYSFGNREQVVPTRRVPAEGNTWDGPGWGTHVLRELDPATAEGPRAPDGSLPPTEYLTNTKDASVGAPMTAPR, from the coding sequence ATGAGGACGACGGTCGACGCCGAGGTCGTCGCGGCCGCCAGGTCGGGTGACCGGCGTGCCCTGGACGACCTGGTCGCCGCCTGCCTCCCCCTGGTCCACAACGTGGTGCGCCGGGCGCTCCCCGGCGACCCGGAGGCGGACGACGTGGTGCAGGAGACGATGCTGAGGGTGGTGCGGGGGCTGCCCGCGCTCAACGACCCGGAGCGGTTCCGCGCGTGGGTCGTCACCACCGCCATCCGGCAGGTCCGCAACCACGCGCGCGGACGTCGTGCCGCCCTGGCCCGGCGGCTGCCGCTGGCCGCGGTCGCGGAAGCGCCCGACCCGCGGGCGCGGGTGGCGGAGGACGCCGTCGAACGCGTGGCGGCGGCGCACGAGCGGCAGGACCTGCTCGCCGCCACGCGGTGGCTGGCGCCGGACGAGCAGCGGGTGCTGGCGCTGTGGTGGCAGGAGGTCAACGGGGAGCTGACGCGCGCCGACGTGGCCGAGGCGCTCGCGCTCAGCCCCGCGCACACCGCGGTGCGCGTGCAGCGGATGAAGGAGCGGCTGCTGACCGCCCGCACGGTGCTGCACGCCTGGCGCGCCACGCCCCGCTGCCCCGGCCTCGCCGCCACCGGCCGCGGTTGGAGCGGGGCGCCGGAACGGCGGTGGCTCACGCGCTTGGCGCGGCACGTCCGCGACTGTCCTGTGTGCACGGTCGCGGGCCGGCCGCGCACGTCGTCGGAGCACCTGGCGCTGGGGATCGGCTTGCTGGCCGTGCCGTCGGCGTGGTCGGGGCTGCCCGCGCAGGCCGCGGCCGGGCTCGTCGAAGGGGTGCGGCGGTTGTTCGACGCGCTGTCGGCCAAACCCGCGCTGCTCGCCGTCCCGGTCCTCGGCGGCGCGGCCGTCGCGCTCACCGTGTGGATCACGCCGCTGCCCGTCGAGGACGGGATCGCCCTGCCGACGACCTCCACCGCCGCAGCCGCGCAGACCCCCGTCGCACCGACGTCCGCCGCGGCGCCGGTGGCGCTCTACGTCTCCCCGGACGGCGACGACGCGGCCCCGGGCACGGAAGCCGCCCCGTTCGCCTCGCTCGGGCACGCCGTGTCCGTCGTGCGGCCGGGGCAGACCATCTACCTGCGCGGCGGCACGCACCGGCCCACCGCCCCGGTGGAGATCACCACCAGCGGCCACCCCGGCCACCCGATCACCCTGACGGCCCCGCCGGGCGAGCACGCCGTCCTCGACGCGAGCCGGGTCACCGGCGACGGGCCGTTCATCGTCCAGCGAGCCGAGCACTGGGCCGTGCGCGGCCTGGAGATCACCGGCGCGCCGGGCGCCGCCTACTCGTGCGAGTCGTGCCGCGCCACGGTGTTCCAGCACCTGTCCGTGCACGGCAACCTCGGCACCGGGCTGCGCCTGCAAGGCCCCGGCACCACCGACAACCAGGTCCTCGACAGCGACTTCCACGACAACCACGACCCGGCCGGGCAGGAGGCCGACGGCCTGGCGCTGGGGCCGGGGTCGGGCACGGGCAACGTCGTGCGCGGCTGCCGGACGTTCGACAACGTCGACGACGGCCTCGTGGTCGACGGCTTCACCGACCCGGTCACCGTGGACTCCACCTGGTCGTGGGGCAACGGCATCAACCGCTGGTCCTTGCCCGCCGCCGACGGCTCCGGCCACGGTTTCGACCTCGGCGACGTCGGCGCGCACGTGGTCACGGGCAGCGCCGCGTGGAAGAACAACGGCCACGGTTTCGCCGCCGGCGGCGGCACGCCCAAGCAGTTCACCCGGAACAGCGCCCTGCGCAACGCGGGTGACGGCTTCGCCCTGGGCGCGTCGGGCTCGCAGGTGCGCCGCAACTACTCCTTCGGCAACCGGGAGCAGGTCGTGCCCACCCGTCGCGTCCCCGCCGAGGGCAACACCTGGGACGGACCGGGCTGGGGCACCCACGTCCTGCGCGAACTGGACCCCGCCACCGCCGAAGGCCCCCGCGCGCCGGACGGCTCCCTGCCGCCCACCGAGTACCTCACCAACACCAAGGACGCCTCCGTGGGCGCCCCCATGACTGCGCCGCGCTGA
- a CDS encoding roadblock/LC7 domain-containing protein produces MTYQELVDKCSWLINEFVDRVPGVAHGITVSADGLLLAASGALPEDRADQLAAVSSGLLSLTDGAARCFEAGNVRETIVEMDAGTMLLMAISDGSCMSILADPGYDIGQIAYEMALLVDKFSTQLTPGERADDAEQGVSAGSASN; encoded by the coding sequence ATGACCTACCAGGAGCTCGTCGACAAGTGCTCTTGGCTCATCAACGAGTTCGTGGATCGCGTTCCCGGTGTGGCTCACGGCATCACGGTCTCCGCCGACGGACTGCTCCTCGCCGCCTCCGGCGCGCTGCCGGAGGACCGCGCGGACCAGCTCGCCGCGGTGTCGTCGGGGTTGCTGAGCCTCACCGACGGCGCGGCCCGGTGCTTCGAGGCGGGCAACGTCCGGGAGACCATCGTCGAGATGGACGCGGGCACCATGCTGCTCATGGCGATCAGCGACGGCTCGTGCATGTCGATCCTCGCCGATCCCGGTTACGACATCGGCCAGATCGCCTACGAGATGGCGCTGCTCGTGGACAAGTTCAGCACCCAGCTGACGCCGGGGGAGCGCGCCGACGACGCGGAGCAGGGCGTCTCCGCCGGTTCCGCGTCCAACTGA
- a CDS encoding GTP-binding protein — protein MKMDDFGPVKKIGSVTSTKIVVAGGFGVGKTTFVGAVSDIQPLTTEAMMTAVSNELDDTSRIPNKMATTVAMDFGRVALGDDLLLYLFGTPGQERFWFMWDHLVRGALGAVVLADTRRLTDSFTSIDFFENRKIPYAVGVNTFDGILHHPLEHVRRALAIDPSIPVLRCDARDRAEVKQTLLQLIAYVMQKVEQAADPVTV, from the coding sequence ATGAAGATGGACGATTTCGGTCCCGTGAAGAAGATCGGTTCGGTCACCTCCACGAAGATCGTGGTGGCGGGCGGGTTCGGCGTGGGGAAGACGACCTTCGTCGGCGCCGTCTCGGACATCCAGCCGTTGACGACCGAGGCGATGATGACCGCCGTCAGCAACGAGCTGGACGACACCAGCCGCATCCCGAACAAGATGGCGACCACGGTCGCGATGGACTTCGGCCGGGTCGCGCTGGGCGACGACCTGCTGCTCTACCTGTTCGGCACACCGGGGCAGGAGCGGTTCTGGTTCATGTGGGACCACCTCGTGCGCGGCGCGCTCGGCGCGGTCGTCCTCGCCGACACCCGGCGTCTGACCGACTCCTTCACCTCGATCGACTTCTTCGAGAACCGCAAGATCCCCTACGCCGTGGGGGTCAACACGTTCGACGGGATCCTGCACCACCCCCTCGAACACGTCCGGCGCGCGTTGGCGATCGACCCGAGCATCCCGGTGCTGCGCTGCGACGCGCGTGATCGCGCCGAGGTGAAGCAGACGCTGCTGCAACTGATCGCCTACGTGATGCAGAAGGTGGAGCAGGCCGCCGACCCGGTGACCGTCTGA
- a CDS encoding sensor histidine kinase gives MTTRLDVTIAATAAAQLAVVALAAVTDLTTGGWVRVAVAALAAGAVALLAAVALDVRRLHRANASVRGEIDALAAVPFADLMAGGDDDAVRNRLPAVSDDGLGLLVGQVEQLCAAVSRRDSENEDVRAGYTEVFVNMFRRSQTLLQRQLEVVERLESGDRSSTDMHLLFQLDHLVTRMRRNNENVLVLAGTELVRATKDPVPVEAVFRAAMSEVDRYQRIRVLGMPSVRISNTAAGDLIRIIAELLDNATAFSPPDKEVTVNAELGRHAGLSIGVFDNGIGMSDEDVRKANEQLRNLGSAQIARSRRVGLFVVGRLAGRHGLKVELFGGDEVEGVSALISVPSSLLLEEEAVRAGVPDPVAVRTTVRMRETKHAKDDGATVHRVSSWYGKSKAWRAERDNALSGARREAAERRGREHDDIPATLPMRVPGTRGAPPAPEAAPAVVAVAPAAPVDVKQDARAASRWFRARDEVAGARSDGDAPPPVTPEPPRQETVYTEDGLPLRRKGANLVPGIAVAVPDGPDRHKPIERDPAHLRRRLSSYQVGVRKAKEQEDRMRGRQHHTGGWTVLERETGK, from the coding sequence ATGACCACACGCCTGGACGTCACGATCGCCGCGACCGCGGCGGCACAGCTCGCGGTGGTGGCCCTCGCGGCCGTCACCGACCTCACGACCGGCGGCTGGGTCCGCGTGGCGGTCGCGGCTCTCGCGGCCGGCGCGGTCGCGCTCCTGGCGGCGGTGGCGCTGGACGTGCGACGCCTCCACCGCGCGAACGCCTCGGTGCGCGGCGAGATCGACGCCCTGGCCGCGGTGCCGTTCGCCGACCTCATGGCCGGCGGAGACGACGATGCGGTCAGGAACCGTCTTCCCGCGGTGTCGGACGACGGGCTCGGCCTGCTCGTCGGGCAGGTCGAACAGCTGTGCGCGGCGGTGTCGCGCAGGGACTCGGAGAACGAGGACGTCCGCGCCGGGTACACCGAGGTGTTCGTCAACATGTTCCGGCGGTCGCAGACGTTGTTGCAGCGCCAGCTGGAGGTGGTCGAGCGGCTGGAGAGCGGCGACCGGTCCTCCACCGACATGCACCTGCTGTTCCAGCTCGACCACCTCGTGACGCGGATGCGGCGCAACAACGAGAACGTGCTCGTGCTGGCGGGGACGGAGCTGGTGCGCGCGACGAAGGACCCGGTGCCCGTGGAGGCCGTGTTCCGCGCGGCGATGTCCGAAGTAGACCGGTACCAGCGGATCAGGGTGCTGGGCATGCCGTCGGTGCGGATCTCCAACACCGCGGCGGGCGACCTCATCCGGATCATCGCCGAGCTGCTCGACAACGCGACGGCGTTCAGCCCGCCGGACAAGGAGGTCACGGTCAACGCCGAGCTGGGCAGGCACGCAGGGCTGTCCATCGGAGTGTTCGACAACGGGATCGGCATGTCGGATGAAGACGTCCGCAAGGCGAACGAGCAGCTGCGGAACCTGGGCTCGGCGCAGATCGCCCGGTCACGCCGGGTGGGCCTGTTCGTGGTCGGCAGGCTCGCGGGCCGGCACGGGCTCAAGGTCGAGCTGTTCGGCGGCGACGAGGTCGAGGGCGTGTCGGCGCTCATCTCGGTGCCCAGCTCGTTACTGCTGGAGGAGGAAGCGGTGCGCGCGGGCGTGCCCGACCCGGTGGCGGTGAGGACCACCGTCCGGATGCGGGAGACCAAGCACGCCAAGGACGACGGCGCGACCGTCCACCGGGTCTCCTCCTGGTACGGCAAGTCGAAGGCGTGGCGGGCCGAACGCGACAACGCGCTGAGCGGCGCCCGCCGGGAAGCCGCCGAGCGCAGGGGCAGGGAGCACGACGACATCCCCGCCACCCTGCCGATGAGGGTTCCCGGCACCCGAGGCGCGCCGCCGGCACCCGAGGCGGCCCCCGCGGTCGTCGCGGTCGCCCCGGCCGCCCCGGTCGACGTGAAGCAGGACGCGCGTGCGGCGTCCCGGTGGTTCCGGGCGCGGGACGAGGTGGCGGGCGCCCGGTCGGACGGGGACGCGCCGCCGCCGGTCACCCCCGAGCCGCCGCGGCAGGAGACCGTCTACACCGAGGACGGGCTGCCGCTGCGCCGGAAGGGCGCGAACCTCGTGCCCGGGATCGCGGTCGCCGTCCCGGACGGGCCGGACCGGCACAAGCCGATCGAACGCGACCCGGCACACCTGCGGCGCAGGTTGTCCAGCTACCAGGTCGGCGTGCGCAAGGCCAAGGAACAAGAGGACCGGATGCGGGGCCGGCAACACCACACAGGCGGTTGGACCGTGCTGGAGAGGGAGACAGGAAAATGA
- a CDS encoding RICIN domain-containing protein has translation MRFRSGKTGRASRFTAALLGASLGLATLTSPTAVAAVPAAGTTYQVSVKNSGMCLDVIDGAVENGVLVHQWDCWNGPMQQWTLRASGSGAYALVNVATGKCLDIPYGTGEMFVQVQQWSCSGGLMQQWRLTSSGSGTYQLVNVQSGLCLANKDAGKVAGVAVVQETCTANSNKQWLFTPTAGGRAWSNSPDGFAGAAGTTGGAGGQTVTATTYADLVRYASAAAPYTIRVDRAITATPYGTEIKVASNKTIIGVGTAGQIVNGGFNLSDVSNVIIRNLTIRDTRMASDDPDDKDFDYDGIQMDTARNVWIDHNTITRMNDGLIDSRKDTTNLTVSWNVLAENNKAFGIGWTDNTTARITIHHNWIHHNNQRNPSTDNVAYAHLYNNHMQAITGYGNYARGNTKMVIENTYYDGVKDPYYRDDTAQLRQSGSIVVNSTGQRETGGNAFDPRSYYAYTLDPAADVPALLRTYSGPQGTIGL, from the coding sequence GTGCGCTTCAGAAGTGGCAAGACCGGGAGGGCGTCGCGGTTCACCGCGGCCCTGCTCGGGGCAAGCCTGGGATTGGCGACCCTGACGTCACCCACGGCCGTCGCGGCCGTGCCGGCGGCCGGGACCACGTACCAGGTGAGCGTGAAGAACAGCGGGATGTGCTTGGACGTGATCGATGGTGCTGTGGAGAACGGTGTGTTGGTGCACCAGTGGGATTGTTGGAATGGTCCGATGCAGCAGTGGACGCTGCGTGCTTCGGGTTCTGGTGCGTATGCGTTGGTGAACGTGGCGACGGGGAAGTGCTTGGACATCCCGTACGGCACGGGGGAGATGTTCGTGCAGGTGCAGCAGTGGAGTTGTTCGGGTGGGTTGATGCAGCAGTGGCGGCTGACTTCGTCGGGTAGTGGCACGTACCAGTTGGTCAACGTGCAGTCGGGTCTGTGCTTGGCGAACAAGGACGCGGGCAAGGTTGCGGGGGTGGCGGTGGTGCAGGAGACCTGCACGGCCAACTCCAACAAGCAGTGGCTGTTCACCCCGACGGCCGGCGGACGGGCGTGGTCGAACTCGCCCGACGGCTTCGCCGGCGCGGCGGGCACCACCGGCGGCGCGGGCGGCCAGACCGTCACCGCCACCACCTACGCGGACCTGGTCCGCTACGCCTCGGCGGCCGCCCCGTACACGATCAGGGTCGACCGGGCCATCACCGCGACCCCGTACGGGACCGAGATCAAGGTCGCCTCGAACAAGACGATCATCGGTGTCGGTACCGCCGGCCAGATCGTCAACGGCGGCTTCAACCTCTCCGACGTGTCGAACGTGATCATCCGGAACCTGACCATCCGCGATACCCGGATGGCGTCCGACGACCCGGACGACAAGGACTTCGACTACGACGGCATCCAGATGGACACCGCGCGCAACGTCTGGATCGACCACAACACCATCACCCGCATGAACGACGGCCTCATCGACAGCCGCAAGGACACCACGAACCTGACCGTGTCCTGGAACGTGCTGGCGGAGAACAACAAGGCGTTCGGCATCGGCTGGACCGACAACACCACCGCGCGCATCACGATCCACCACAACTGGATCCACCACAACAACCAGCGCAACCCCAGCACCGACAACGTCGCCTACGCGCACCTCTACAACAATCACATGCAGGCCATCACCGGTTACGGGAACTACGCCCGCGGCAACACGAAGATGGTCATCGAGAACACCTACTACGACGGGGTGAAGGACCCGTACTACCGCGACGACACCGCCCAACTGCGCCAGTCCGGCAGCATCGTCGTCAACTCGACCGGTCAGCGGGAGACCGGCGGCAACGCCTTCGACCCGCGGTCCTACTACGCCTACACC